The following proteins are co-located in the Bathymodiolus thermophilus thioautotrophic gill symbiont genome:
- the rplP gene encoding 50S ribosomal protein L16 has product MLQPKRTKFRKMMKGRNRGLATGHKVSFGEIGLQAVGRCRMTARQIEAARRAMTRHVKRQGKIWIRVFPDKPITKKPLEVRMGKGKGSVEYWIAQIKPGQMLFEMQGVDETVAKEAFALAAAKLPVKTKVIKRMAM; this is encoded by the coding sequence ATGCTACAACCTAAACGTACAAAATTTAGAAAAATGATGAAAGGCCGTAACCGCGGTCTTGCAACTGGCCATAAGGTTAGTTTTGGTGAAATTGGCTTACAAGCTGTGGGTAGATGTCGTATGACTGCCAGACAAATTGAAGCCGCTCGTAGAGCAATGACGCGCCATGTGAAGCGTCAGGGTAAAATTTGGATTCGTGTGTTTCCAGATAAGCCTATTACTAAAAAGCCATTGGAAGTGCGTATGGGTAAAGGTAAGGGTAGTGTTGAATATTGGATTGCACAAATCAAACCAGGTCAAATGTTGTTTGAAATGCAAGGCGTTGATGAGACTGTTGCAAAAGAGGCGTTTGCACTAGCAGCAGCTAAATTACCAGTAAAAACGAAAGTAATTAAAAGGATGGCAATGTAA
- the rpsH gene encoding 30S ribosomal protein S8, with amino-acid sequence MSMSDPVADMLTRIRNAHMVEKKEVNIPASSLKSAIASVMQQEGYIESFSVAGEKATKTLTIKLKYYDEKPVIDSLKRISKPSLRVYAKSTEMPSVMNGLGIVIVSTPKGVMTGQKAATQNVGGEVLCSVS; translated from the coding sequence ATGAGTATGTCTGATCCCGTAGCTGATATGTTAACCCGCATTCGTAATGCACATATGGTTGAAAAGAAAGAAGTTAACATTCCAGCATCAAGTTTAAAGTCTGCTATCGCAAGTGTGATGCAGCAAGAAGGTTATATTGAATCGTTTAGTGTTGCTGGTGAAAAAGCCACTAAGACTTTGACTATTAAGTTAAAGTATTATGATGAAAAACCTGTTATTGATTCGTTGAAAAGAATTTCAAAGCCAAGTTTGCGTGTATATGCAAAGAGTACTGAAATGCCAAGTGTTATGAATGGACTAGGTATTGTTATTGTTTCAACACCCAAAGGTGTAATGACTGGACAAAAAGCAGCAACCCAAAATGTGGGTGGTGAAGTTTTGTGTAGCGTTTCTTAA
- the rpsN gene encoding 30S ribosomal protein S14 — protein MAKKSMINRDLKRTKLVAKYRTKRLELKRIIKSVNTSDEERFQATIKLQALPRDASPTRQRSRCGLTGRPHGFYRKFGLARIKLRERTMNGEVPGLSKASW, from the coding sequence ATGGCTAAAAAGTCTATGATAAACAGAGACCTTAAGCGCACTAAGTTGGTTGCAAAATACCGCACTAAGCGCCTTGAGTTAAAGAGAATTATTAAAAGCGTAAATACTTCTGACGAAGAACGCTTTCAAGCAACGATTAAGTTGCAGGCATTGCCGCGTGACGCTTCGCCAACCAGACAACGCAGTCGTTGTGGTTTGACAGGTCGTCCACACGGTTTTTATCGTAAGTTTGGTTTGGCTAGAATCAAACTTAGAGAACGCACCATGAACGGCGAAGTTCCTGGTTTATCTAAAGCAAGTTGGTAG
- the rplV gene encoding 50S ribosomal protein L22, with protein sequence MKEVKAIHKYAKTSAFKARLVADQIRSKSVEEALNILSFSNKKASVLVKKVLNSAISNAENNDGLDIDELKVSSVYIDEGSTMKRIRPRAKGRANRILKRTSHITVGVSAG encoded by the coding sequence ATGAAAGAAGTTAAAGCAATACATAAATATGCAAAAACCTCAGCCTTTAAGGCGAGATTGGTAGCGGATCAAATTCGTTCAAAATCAGTAGAGGAGGCACTTAACATTTTATCGTTTAGCAATAAAAAAGCATCGGTACTTGTTAAGAAAGTGTTGAATTCGGCGATTTCAAATGCTGAAAACAATGATGGACTAGACATTGATGAATTAAAGGTGAGCAGCGTTTATATTGACGAAGGCTCAACAATGAAAAGAATTCGCCCTAGAGCAAAAGGTAGAGCGAATCGTATTTTAAAAAGAACAAGCCACATTACAGTTGGCGTAAGCGCAGGTTAA
- the rpsC gene encoding 30S ribosomal protein S3, with protein sequence MGQKVNPKGIRLGIVKDWDSKWYANSQDYSKYLLSDIKVRDFLFEKLKSASVSRVQIERLADNAKVIIHTARPGIVIGKKGADIEDLKAIVAKIMGIPVHISIEEIKKPELDARLVAENIAQQLEKRVMYRRAVKRVLGNATRLGAQGIKVMVSGRLNGAEIARSEWYREGRVPLHTFRADVDYAHYGANTQYGVIGIKVWIFKGEILDHKKGTLDEVARRGATNQIGKK encoded by the coding sequence ATGGGTCAAAAAGTAAATCCAAAAGGTATTAGATTAGGCATCGTTAAAGATTGGGATTCTAAGTGGTATGCAAATTCTCAAGATTATTCTAAGTACTTATTGTCTGATATTAAAGTGAGAGATTTCTTATTTGAGAAATTAAAATCCGCTTCTGTTAGTCGTGTTCAGATTGAGCGTCTTGCAGATAATGCAAAAGTTATTATTCATACTGCACGCCCAGGTATTGTTATTGGTAAAAAAGGCGCAGATATTGAAGATCTAAAGGCTATTGTTGCCAAGATAATGGGCATTCCAGTACATATTAGTATTGAAGAAATTAAGAAGCCAGAGTTGGATGCGCGTTTGGTAGCAGAGAATATTGCACAACAATTAGAAAAGCGTGTGATGTATAGGCGTGCAGTTAAGCGTGTATTAGGTAATGCCACACGCTTAGGCGCTCAGGGAATTAAAGTAATGGTTAGTGGTCGCTTAAACGGTGCAGAAATTGCACGCTCTGAGTGGTATAGAGAGGGTCGTGTACCATTGCATACTTTTAGAGCGGATGTTGATTACGCACATTATGGTGCAAATACACAATATGGGGTAATCGGTATCAAGGTTTGGATATTTAAAGGTGAAATTTTAGACCATAAGAAAGGCACATTAGATGAGGTTGCTCGTCGTGGTGCTACTAATCAAATCGGTAAGAAATAA
- the rplC gene encoding 50S ribosomal protein L3, producing the protein MAIGLVGQKLGMTRILADDGSATAVSVIKVEPNRVVQTKTVEVDGYSAVQVTTGAKVNKKGQAKLRRVSSATKGHYAKAEQEIGLGLWEFRANADEIAGVKSFDLSTFGAGHYVDVTGQSKGKGFQGGVKRHNFSMQDATHGNSISHRAIGSTGQCQDPGRVFKGKKMAGHMGDEQVTQECLEVIRVDNERNLILVKGSIPGANKGFVKVNLSTKKDKVNNGISKQLQEQKDAVDVAPEAETKE; encoded by the coding sequence ATGGCAATTGGTTTAGTAGGACAAAAATTAGGAATGACGCGTATTTTGGCTGACGATGGTTCGGCGACTGCAGTAAGTGTTATTAAAGTTGAACCTAATCGTGTTGTTCAGACAAAAACAGTAGAAGTAGATGGCTATAGCGCTGTACAGGTTACTACGGGTGCTAAAGTTAATAAGAAAGGTCAGGCGAAGTTGCGTCGTGTTTCATCAGCAACTAAAGGTCATTATGCAAAAGCTGAACAAGAGATTGGTTTAGGTCTTTGGGAATTTAGAGCAAATGCTGATGAAATTGCAGGTGTAAAGAGCTTTGATTTATCAACTTTTGGCGCAGGTCATTATGTTGATGTTACTGGGCAATCTAAAGGAAAGGGTTTTCAGGGTGGTGTGAAGCGTCATAATTTTTCAATGCAAGATGCCACACATGGTAACTCGATTTCTCACAGAGCAATTGGCTCTACTGGACAGTGTCAAGATCCTGGTCGTGTATTTAAAGGCAAGAAGATGGCTGGTCACATGGGTGATGAGCAGGTAACACAAGAATGTTTAGAAGTGATTCGTGTTGACAATGAGAGAAACTTAATTTTAGTAAAGGGCTCAATCCCTGGTGCTAACAAAGGTTTTGTTAAAGTTAATTTATCTACTAAAAAAGATAAAGTAAATAACGGCATAAGTAAGCAACTTCAAGAGCAGAAAGATGCTGTTGATGTAGCACCAGAAGCCGAAACAAAAGAATAA
- the rplF gene encoding 50S ribosomal protein L6, with protein sequence MSRVAKAPIEIPAGIEVSLKDSSVAVKGKLGQMQMNVHPLVTITNTDNVLTFAIAKVDKKDEKKAWAQAGTVRANMANLIQGVSEGWIKKLTLIGVGYRAKSMGKVLDLTLGFSHPVQYALPEGITAETPSQTEIVVQGMDKQKVGQVAAEIRAFRPPEPYKGKGVRYTDEYVVRKEAKKK encoded by the coding sequence ATGTCTAGAGTTGCAAAAGCACCAATCGAAATTCCAGCAGGTATTGAAGTATCGTTAAAGGATTCTTCAGTGGCAGTTAAAGGTAAGTTAGGCCAAATGCAGATGAATGTTCATCCATTGGTAACAATTACCAATACAGACAATGTTTTAACATTTGCCATTGCCAAAGTTGATAAGAAAGATGAAAAGAAAGCATGGGCGCAAGCGGGTACTGTTAGAGCCAATATGGCGAACTTGATTCAAGGCGTTTCAGAAGGTTGGATAAAAAAATTAACCCTAATTGGCGTTGGTTATCGTGCCAAATCAATGGGCAAGGTATTAGATTTAACATTGGGTTTTTCACATCCTGTTCAGTATGCATTACCAGAAGGTATTACTGCTGAGACACCTTCTCAGACTGAGATTGTTGTTCAGGGTATGGACAAACAAAAAGTAGGTCAAGTGGCTGCTGAAATTCGTGCCTTTCGTCCACCAGAGCCTTATAAAGGCAAAGGTGTTCGTTATACTGATGAGTATGTGGTTCGTAAAGAAGCTAAGAAGAAATAA
- the rpmC gene encoding 50S ribosomal protein L29: protein MDAKELRSQDTSTLNETLMTLLKDHFELRMKHKSAQLDDASKLSKIKKSIARVKTIIREKRV, encoded by the coding sequence ATGGATGCAAAAGAATTAAGAAGTCAAGATACTTCTACACTTAACGAAACTTTAATGACACTTTTAAAAGATCATTTTGAATTGCGTATGAAGCATAAAAGTGCACAGTTAGATGATGCATCTAAATTAAGCAAGATTAAAAAGTCGATTGCACGAGTTAAAACTATTATTAGAGAGAAACGAGTATGA
- the rplD gene encoding 50S ribosomal protein L4, with protein MKLKVLDISTNKSTSAEVADKVFARDYNQSLVHQITTAYMATGRQGSKAQKNRSAVSGGGKKPWAQKGTGRARAGTSRGPIWRSGGVTFAAQPKSFSQKVNKKMYKGAISVIFSELVRTERLKVVKDFEVKDAKTKNVTALLKALDVKDALLMTDELDENLYLSSRNLYHVGVCDTQSIDPVSLIGYENVVVTEAALKKIEAQL; from the coding sequence ATGAAATTAAAAGTATTAGATATAAGCACCAATAAGTCCACTTCTGCTGAAGTTGCGGATAAGGTATTTGCAAGAGATTACAACCAATCGTTGGTTCACCAAATAACAACGGCTTATATGGCGACGGGTCGCCAAGGTTCTAAAGCGCAAAAGAATCGCTCAGCAGTGAGTGGTGGCGGTAAAAAACCTTGGGCACAAAAAGGTACTGGTCGTGCTCGTGCAGGTACTTCTCGTGGACCTATTTGGCGTTCAGGTGGCGTAACATTTGCTGCACAGCCAAAGAGTTTTTCTCAAAAAGTTAACAAGAAAATGTACAAAGGTGCAATTAGCGTTATTTTTTCAGAGTTGGTGCGTACTGAGCGCCTGAAAGTGGTAAAAGATTTTGAAGTCAAAGATGCGAAAACAAAAAATGTTACAGCATTGCTTAAGGCTTTAGATGTGAAAGATGCACTGTTAATGACAGATGAGTTAGATGAAAATTTATATCTTTCTTCGCGTAATTTATATCATGTTGGCGTTTGTGACACACAAAGTATTGACCCAGTGAGTTTAATTGGTTATGAAAATGTTGTGGTTACTGAAGCAGCATTAAAGAAAATTGAGGCACAATTATGA
- the rplN gene encoding 50S ribosomal protein L14 produces MIQMQTKLHIADNSGGVKAMCIKVLGGSKRRYANIGDVVKVSIKEAAPRAKVKKGDVYDAVVVRTAQGVRRADGSRIRFDNNAVVLLNTKLEPVGTRIFGPVTRELRSAKFMKIVSLAPEVL; encoded by the coding sequence ATGATTCAAATGCAAACAAAACTTCATATTGCCGACAACAGTGGTGGTGTCAAAGCAATGTGTATTAAAGTATTAGGTGGCTCTAAGCGTCGTTATGCAAATATCGGTGATGTGGTCAAAGTAAGTATTAAAGAAGCCGCACCTCGCGCTAAAGTCAAAAAAGGTGATGTGTATGATGCCGTTGTTGTTCGTACAGCACAAGGTGTTCGTCGTGCTGATGGCTCACGCATTCGTTTTGACAATAATGCAGTTGTGTTGTTAAATACAAAACTTGAGCCAGTGGGTACACGCATCTTTGGCCCTGTAACCCGTGAATTGCGCAGTGCAAAATTTATGAAAATTGTCTCATTAGCACCAGAGGTTCTATAA
- the rpsS gene encoding 30S ribosomal protein S19: MARSLRKGPFVDEHLIKKVLTAQENNDRKPIKTWSRRSVIVPEMIGLTIAVHNGRAHVPVSVNEQMVGHKLGEFAATRTFHAHSGDRKA; the protein is encoded by the coding sequence ATGGCTAGATCATTAAGAAAGGGTCCATTTGTTGACGAGCATTTAATCAAAAAAGTATTAACTGCTCAAGAGAATAACGATAGAAAACCAATTAAAACTTGGTCTAGGCGTTCGGTAATTGTGCCTGAAATGATTGGCTTAACAATCGCAGTGCATAATGGCAGAGCACATGTGCCAGTATCAGTTAACGAACAAATGGTAGGTCATAAACTGGGTGAATTTGCAGCGACTAGAACATTCCATGCACATTCAGGCGATCGTAAAGCATAA
- the rplR gene encoding 50S ribosomal protein L18, whose amino-acid sequence MKLSKKQARLRRATKFRAKHAEKGVERLCVHKTAQHIYVQVISACGTKTLAFASSLKEKNGGNVAAATKIGAEIAKAAKKVKVTKVAFDRSGFKYHGRIKALAEAARDGGLDF is encoded by the coding sequence ATGAAACTTTCTAAAAAACAAGCGCGTTTAAGAAGAGCAACTAAGTTTAGAGCAAAGCATGCTGAGAAAGGTGTTGAGCGTTTATGTGTGCACAAAACTGCCCAGCATATTTATGTGCAAGTGATTAGTGCTTGTGGCACAAAAACTTTGGCTTTTGCTTCTAGCTTAAAAGAGAAGAATGGGGGCAATGTAGCAGCAGCAACAAAGATTGGTGCTGAGATTGCCAAGGCAGCGAAAAAAGTAAAGGTAACAAAGGTTGCATTTGATCGATCTGGCTTCAAATACCATGGTCGTATTAAGGCATTAGCAGAAGCAGCTAGAGATGGTGGCTTGGACTTTTAA
- the rplO gene encoding 50S ribosomal protein L15 translates to MQLNTLAPAEGEKRDRKRVGRGIGSGFGKTCGRGHKGQKSRSGGFSKVGFEGGQMPLQRRLPKVGFSSRVSIITSQVTLSELNKLDEKEITLEVLKQHNLVTKNIKRVKVMLSGEITRAVTLTGIKVTKGAKAAIEAAKGSVSE, encoded by the coding sequence ATGCAACTCAATACATTGGCACCTGCAGAAGGCGAAAAAAGAGACAGAAAGCGTGTTGGTCGTGGTATCGGCAGTGGCTTTGGTAAAACTTGTGGTCGTGGTCACAAAGGTCAAAAGTCTCGCTCAGGCGGGTTTTCTAAAGTTGGTTTTGAAGGTGGTCAGATGCCATTACAGCGTCGTTTACCTAAAGTGGGCTTCTCTTCGCGCGTTTCAATTATCACTTCTCAAGTAACCTTGTCTGAACTTAATAAGTTAGACGAAAAAGAAATTACTCTTGAAGTGTTGAAGCAACACAACTTGGTGACCAAAAATATTAAGCGTGTTAAAGTTATGCTTTCTGGTGAAATTACTAGAGCAGTAACATTGACAGGCATTAAGGTAACTAAAGGCGCAAAAGCAGCAATTGAAGCGGCCAAAGGTTCGGTAAGCGAGTAA
- the rpsE gene encoding 30S ribosomal protein S5 — protein MADFRKNNKEEGDDYIEKLVNIRRVVKVVKGGRIFGFSALVVVGDGNGKVGYGTGKAREVPVAIQKAMDKARKAMKSVPLKDGTLYYPITSNVGAAKVYMQPASEGTGVIAGGPMRSVLEAVGVHNILAKCNGTRNPISVVRATIEGLTSMSSPQLVAAKRGKTVEEIRGEA, from the coding sequence ATGGCAGATTTTAGAAAAAATAATAAAGAAGAAGGTGATGATTATATTGAAAAATTGGTCAATATTCGTCGCGTTGTAAAAGTAGTTAAAGGTGGTCGCATCTTTGGCTTTTCTGCATTGGTTGTTGTAGGTGATGGCAATGGTAAAGTAGGTTATGGTACGGGTAAAGCTCGTGAAGTGCCTGTTGCCATCCAAAAAGCAATGGACAAAGCAAGAAAGGCAATGAAGAGTGTGCCACTTAAAGATGGTACACTTTATTACCCTATTACTTCTAATGTTGGCGCTGCCAAAGTTTATATGCAACCAGCATCAGAAGGCACAGGTGTTATTGCTGGTGGCCCAATGCGTAGTGTATTAGAGGCAGTTGGTGTGCACAATATCTTGGCAAAATGCAACGGTACACGCAACCCTATCAGTGTTGTTCGTGCAACAATTGAAGGCTTAACCTCAATGTCATCTCCGCAATTAGTTGCAGCCAAGCGTGGTAAAACTGTTGAAGAAATCAGGGGAGAGGCATAA
- the rplW gene encoding 50S ribosomal protein L23 — protein MNQEKVLKTLLAPIVSEKTSLLSVQNQYAFKVRVDSNKKEIKAAVETLFGVTVENVTTSVVKGKKKVYKGKIGRRVNWKKAMVKVSEGQMIDVSAS, from the coding sequence ATGAATCAAGAAAAAGTATTGAAAACTTTATTGGCACCTATTGTTTCTGAGAAAACATCATTGTTGTCAGTACAAAATCAGTATGCATTTAAAGTGCGTGTTGATAGTAATAAGAAAGAAATCAAGGCAGCAGTTGAAACGCTATTTGGTGTTACTGTAGAAAATGTAACCACCTCTGTTGTTAAAGGTAAGAAAAAAGTTTATAAAGGCAAAATTGGTCGTCGTGTTAATTGGAAGAAGGCAATGGTAAAAGTGTCTGAAGGCCAAATGATTGACGTAAGCGCATCTTAA
- the rpmD gene encoding 50S ribosomal protein L30, translated as MTEEKKVAAKKTATKKSTVSVTLVKSFHGRLPSHRATVTGLGLKRINHTVELVDTPEVRGMINKISYLLKIED; from the coding sequence ATGACTGAAGAGAAAAAAGTAGCAGCAAAAAAAACTGCAACTAAAAAAAGTACAGTAAGCGTAACTCTGGTTAAGAGTTTTCATGGTCGCTTACCCTCTCATCGTGCAACAGTAACAGGTCTTGGACTTAAGCGTATTAATCATACAGTAGAATTGGTTGATACGCCTGAAGTAAGAGGCATGATTAATAAAATATCGTACCTACTTAAGATTGAAGACTAA
- the rpsQ gene encoding 30S ribosomal protein S17 has product MSENKVERVLTGKVVSNSRDKTIAVQIERKVRHPIYKKYIKRSTKVHAHDANNECGLGDTVRVVEAKPFSKTKCWALLEVLEKSVAID; this is encoded by the coding sequence ATGAGCGAGAATAAAGTAGAACGCGTATTAACAGGCAAAGTTGTTAGTAATAGTCGTGATAAAACAATTGCGGTTCAAATTGAGCGTAAAGTAAGACACCCAATTTATAAGAAGTACATCAAGCGCAGTACTAAAGTACATGCACATGATGCAAATAATGAATGCGGTTTAGGCGATACGGTAAGAGTTGTTGAAGCGAAACCGTTTTCTAAAACCAAGTGTTGGGCGTTGCTAGAAGTCCTTGAAAAATCAGTTGCGATTGATTAA
- the rplE gene encoding 50S ribosomal protein L5, which produces MSRLQKQYKEEILPALQKELDQKNPMAVPKIEKITINMGLGSALGDKKILQSALEEMSLISGQKPMTCIARKSVASFKLREGNAIGCKVTLRKEKMYEFLDRLVNIAIPRIRDFRGLNEKSFDGRGNYNMGLTEQIVFPEIDFEKVTRVRGMDIAITTSAQNNEDAKKLLAMFNFPFKDKENG; this is translated from the coding sequence GTGTCTAGATTACAAAAACAATATAAAGAAGAAATTCTACCCGCTCTACAAAAAGAGTTGGACCAAAAGAATCCAATGGCAGTGCCTAAGATTGAAAAGATTACCATTAATATGGGTCTGGGTAGTGCGCTAGGTGACAAGAAAATTTTGCAAAGCGCATTAGAAGAAATGAGTTTAATTTCAGGTCAAAAACCAATGACCTGTATTGCACGCAAATCAGTAGCGAGTTTCAAGTTAAGAGAAGGTAATGCTATTGGTTGTAAAGTAACATTGCGCAAAGAAAAGATGTATGAATTCTTAGATCGCTTAGTTAATATCGCAATTCCGCGTATTCGTGACTTTCGTGGCTTAAATGAGAAATCATTTGATGGTCGTGGCAATTACAACATGGGTTTAACTGAACAAATCGTATTCCCTGAAATTGATTTCGAAAAAGTAACAAGAGTGCGTGGTATGGATATTGCTATTACTACTAGTGCACAAAATAATGAAGACGCTAAGAAACTATTAGCAATGTTTAATTTCCCATTTAAGGATAAAGAAAATGGCTAA
- the rpsJ gene encoding 30S ribosomal protein S10, with product MSNQNIRIKLKAFDHRLIDKSAIEIVATAKSTGASVRGPIPLPTKKERFTVLTSPHVNKKARDQYELRTYVRLMDVISPTDKTVDALMKLDLAAGVDVAIQLN from the coding sequence ATGAGCAATCAAAATATTAGAATTAAATTAAAGGCATTTGACCATCGTTTAATCGATAAGTCTGCCATCGAGATTGTAGCAACAGCAAAAAGCACTGGTGCTAGTGTTAGAGGTCCGATTCCCTTGCCAACAAAGAAGGAGCGTTTTACAGTTTTAACTTCTCCACATGTCAACAAGAAAGCAAGAGATCAGTACGAATTAAGAACATATGTTAGATTAATGGATGTTATTAGCCCAACTGATAAAACAGTTGATGCATTAATGAAATTAGATTTAGCAGCAGGCGTTGATGTAGCAATTCAGCTTAATTAA
- the rplB gene encoding 50S ribosomal protein L2, whose product MAQVIKRKPTSPGRRFVVNVVDKDLHKGTPYAPLTESKNRISGRNNRGKITVRHKGGGHKRRYRIIDFRRNKDDIVAKVERLEYDPNRSANIALVLYADGERKYIIAPNGLQVGEEIVSGNSVAIKVGNVMPCANIPLGSVIHCIELKPGKGAQMARSAGTSAQLIAKEGTYVTLRLRSGEVRKVLADCRATIGEVSKKEHSLRKLGKAGATRWRGVRPTVRGVVMNPVDHPHGGGEGKTSGGRHPVSPWGTPTKGYKTRSNKRTDKLIVRRRNK is encoded by the coding sequence ATGGCACAAGTAATTAAAAGAAAACCAACTTCACCTGGCAGACGATTTGTTGTTAATGTTGTTGATAAAGATTTGCATAAAGGTACGCCTTATGCACCGCTAACAGAAAGCAAGAATAGAATCAGTGGTCGTAATAACCGTGGAAAAATTACGGTTCGACATAAGGGTGGTGGCCATAAGCGTCGTTATCGCATTATTGATTTCAGACGCAATAAAGACGATATTGTTGCAAAAGTTGAGCGTCTAGAATATGATCCAAATCGTAGTGCAAATATTGCTTTGGTTTTATATGCAGATGGTGAGCGAAAGTATATTATTGCACCAAACGGTTTACAAGTAGGTGAAGAAATTGTTTCAGGTAATAGCGTTGCTATTAAAGTTGGTAATGTAATGCCATGTGCGAATATTCCACTGGGTAGTGTTATTCATTGCATCGAACTTAAGCCAGGTAAGGGCGCACAAATGGCACGCAGTGCAGGTACTTCAGCACAGTTAATTGCAAAAGAAGGTACTTATGTTACTTTGAGATTGCGTTCTGGTGAGGTGCGTAAAGTATTGGCAGATTGTCGTGCAACCATTGGCGAAGTATCTAAGAAAGAGCACAGTTTAAGAAAACTTGGTAAAGCGGGTGCTACTCGTTGGAGAGGTGTCAGACCTACTGTTCGTGGTGTAGTGATGAACCCAGTTGATCACCCACATGGTGGTGGTGAAGGTAAAACTAGTGGTGGTCGTCATCCGGTTTCTCCTTGGGGTACACCAACTAAGGGTTATAAAACACGTAGTAATAAGCGTACTGATAAACTTATCGTACGTCGTCGAAATAAATAA
- the rplX gene encoding 50S ribosomal protein L24, with the protein MQKIRMNDEVIVIAGKDKGSMGTVTKVTNAKVVVEGLNIAKKHVKPNPNAGVTGGIIDTEMPMAISNVAIYNAKTKKADRVGIRANKEGNKERFFKSNGESIV; encoded by the coding sequence ATGCAAAAGATTAGAATGAATGACGAAGTTATTGTTATTGCAGGTAAAGACAAAGGCTCAATGGGTACTGTAACTAAAGTAACAAATGCTAAAGTTGTGGTTGAAGGTTTAAACATTGCTAAGAAGCATGTTAAGCCCAATCCAAATGCGGGTGTTACGGGTGGTATTATTGATACAGAAATGCCAATGGCAATTTCAAATGTAGCAATTTACAATGCGAAGACTAAAAAAGCAGATAGAGTTGGTATTCGTGCCAACAAAGAGGGTAACAAGGAAAGATTTTTTAAATCAAACGGCGAATCAATCGTTTGA